The following coding sequences lie in one Megalodesulfovibrio gigas DSM 1382 = ATCC 19364 genomic window:
- a CDS encoding efflux RND transporter periplasmic adaptor subunit has product MTPLRKSAPPARRMAWVWLLAALLAFGGGYWLGGAGESHKEPAMAGHEHEHAAAANGSGANGSSTGESDVAYWTCSMHPWIRLPEPGLCPICAMDLIPVAKGRQEDAPTSLRAVTLSPAARALAQVALAPVERRTVDVATRLLGRIEVDETSQAYITARVAGRLDRLHVNVTGGMVKAGQVMAEIYSPELVAAQAELLEARKAVARLAADAPALLRDTAARTERAALEKLRLLGFSAAETEAVLKRGAPADRMALSAPAGGVVVRKDVQEGAYVATGTRLYAIADLSRVWAVFEAYEADLPWLRMGAAVRFEATGIPGETFTGAVAFIDPVIDTMTRTFRVRLDVANPGGRLKPGMLVHAVQQTAAGNGNDAADAGQVLTIPASAALVTGARAIVYVADPDTPGSYAGREIVLGPRAGDRYVVRQGLAEGEMVVARGNFLVDSAAQLMAAPSMMLPEGAGVPGALPGVPPPFLRQLPGLDAPAEAVRVAAGGTDLETGRQAFAALGQALAALDASTLVDEPALHWKELAMLLGNDVRLGRDSRSMTELRGHARDLAARMDRLRHTFDYAALASGSGGPGGPGGPGGPGAPAPEAVQQQLGAVLAAYLRLQEALARDDAPAAQAAVQALGDVWRTVKSGAAGFAGFSDEAAAAFAAVQAEMDAGLAVMQDQATLEQVRAGFQPVSNALIQAAQTLGIVSQGELFRLHCPMAFDYQGADWLQPDPDIRNPYFGHLMPGCGDVTGQLPLAK; this is encoded by the coding sequence ATGACCCCGTTGCGAAAATCAGCGCCTCCGGCGCGCCGGATGGCCTGGGTATGGCTGTTGGCGGCGCTGCTGGCCTTTGGCGGCGGCTACTGGCTGGGCGGCGCGGGCGAATCCCACAAGGAACCAGCCATGGCCGGGCATGAGCACGAACACGCCGCGGCTGCCAACGGATCCGGGGCCAACGGATCCAGCACGGGCGAATCCGATGTCGCGTATTGGACCTGCTCCATGCATCCCTGGATCCGCCTGCCCGAGCCGGGGCTGTGCCCCATCTGCGCCATGGATCTCATCCCCGTCGCCAAGGGGCGACAGGAGGACGCGCCCACCAGCCTGCGCGCTGTGACCCTCAGTCCCGCGGCCCGGGCCCTGGCACAGGTGGCGCTGGCGCCGGTGGAGCGACGCACCGTGGACGTGGCCACCCGGCTGCTGGGACGCATCGAGGTGGACGAAACCAGCCAGGCCTACATCACCGCCCGCGTGGCCGGCCGGCTGGATCGGCTGCATGTGAACGTCACCGGCGGCATGGTCAAGGCCGGGCAGGTCATGGCCGAGATATATAGCCCCGAGCTGGTGGCCGCCCAGGCCGAGCTGCTGGAGGCCCGCAAGGCCGTGGCCCGTCTGGCGGCAGACGCACCGGCCCTGCTGCGCGACACCGCCGCCCGCACCGAACGCGCCGCCCTGGAAAAGCTGCGGCTGCTGGGCTTTTCCGCCGCCGAGACGGAGGCCGTGCTCAAGCGCGGCGCGCCGGCGGATCGCATGGCCCTGAGCGCCCCGGCGGGGGGCGTGGTGGTGCGCAAGGACGTGCAGGAAGGGGCCTATGTGGCCACGGGCACGCGACTGTACGCCATTGCGGACCTGTCCCGCGTCTGGGCCGTGTTCGAGGCCTACGAGGCGGACCTGCCCTGGCTGCGCATGGGCGCGGCGGTGCGTTTCGAAGCCACAGGCATTCCCGGCGAAACCTTCACCGGGGCGGTGGCGTTCATCGATCCGGTCATCGACACCATGACCCGTACCTTCCGCGTCCGCCTGGACGTGGCCAACCCCGGCGGCCGGCTCAAGCCGGGCATGCTGGTGCACGCCGTGCAGCAGACCGCTGCCGGCAACGGCAATGACGCCGCAGACGCAGGCCAGGTGCTGACCATCCCGGCTTCTGCGGCGCTGGTCACGGGCGCGCGGGCCATCGTCTATGTGGCCGATCCCGACACCCCCGGCAGCTATGCGGGCCGGGAAATCGTCCTGGGACCGCGCGCCGGAGATCGGTACGTGGTCCGCCAGGGCCTGGCCGAGGGCGAGATGGTGGTGGCCCGCGGCAATTTCCTGGTGGACAGCGCCGCCCAGCTCATGGCCGCACCGAGCATGATGCTGCCCGAGGGGGCCGGCGTCCCCGGGGCGTTGCCGGGCGTGCCCCCGCCCTTTTTGCGTCAGCTGCCGGGCCTGGATGCGCCGGCGGAGGCCGTGCGTGTCGCGGCCGGGGGTACGGATCTGGAAACCGGCCGGCAGGCCTTCGCCGCCCTGGGGCAGGCCCTGGCCGCCCTGGACGCCAGTACCCTGGTGGACGAGCCGGCCCTGCACTGGAAGGAGCTGGCCATGCTCCTGGGCAATGATGTCCGCCTGGGCCGCGACAGCCGCTCCATGACCGAACTGCGCGGGCACGCCCGGGATCTGGCCGCCCGCATGGACCGCCTGCGCCACACCTTCGACTATGCCGCCCTGGCCAGCGGATCGGGCGGACCGGGCGGACCGGGCGGACCGGGCGGGCCGGGCGCGCCGGCTCCCGAGGCCGTGCAGCAACAGCTGGGGGCCGTGCTGGCTGCCTACCTGCGGCTGCAGGAAGCCCTGGCCCGGGACGACGCCCCGGCCGCCCAGGCCGCGGTACAGGCCCTGGGAGACGTCTGGAGGACCGTGAAATCGGGCGCGGCCGGATTCGCCGGATTCTCGGACGAGGCCGCCGCCGCCTTTGCCGCCGTGCAGGCCGAGATGGATGCCGGGCTGGCCGTCATGCAGGATCAGGCGACCCTGGAGCAGGTGCGCGCCGGCTTCCAGCCCGTGTCCAACGCCCTCATCCAGGCCGCGCAGACTCTGGGAATCGTCAGCCAGGGCGAGCTGTTCCGGCTCCATTGCCCCATGGCCTTCGACTACCAGGGCGCAGACTGGCTGCAGCCTGATCCGGACATCCGCAACCCGTACTTCGGCCACCTCATGCCCGGTTGCGGCGACGTCACCGGCCAACTGCCCCTGGCGAAGTAG
- a CDS encoding succinate dehydrogenase/fumarate reductase cytochrome b subunit — protein MPNPPHYAVQASAAASARPGLARTHTTAVLAAWADWLQLCTGAALILFMWSHMLLVASVLLGPSTMNTLAGFFEATGLAQVGGPLIGLLFLVHFLLAARRIPFQPQAQRTFWEHARLLRHRDTWLWLVQVLSALVILVLGVAHMWTVLADLPITAAKSAARVQRWPWTLLYLVLLPMVELHVSIGFYRLGVKWGFISSRRRPLGLQAEKLLLLVFLGIGLLTLIRFLTLSVE, from the coding sequence ATGCCCAATCCCCCACATTACGCCGTGCAGGCGTCCGCCGCCGCCAGCGCACGCCCCGGCCTCGCCCGAACCCACACCACCGCTGTCCTGGCCGCCTGGGCAGACTGGCTGCAACTGTGCACTGGCGCAGCCCTCATCCTGTTCATGTGGTCCCACATGCTCCTGGTAGCCAGCGTGCTGCTGGGGCCCTCCACCATGAACACCCTGGCCGGCTTCTTCGAGGCCACGGGCCTGGCCCAGGTGGGCGGGCCGCTCATCGGCCTGCTGTTCCTGGTGCATTTTCTCCTGGCCGCCCGACGCATCCCCTTCCAGCCGCAGGCGCAGCGCACCTTCTGGGAGCACGCCCGGCTGCTTAGGCACCGCGACACCTGGCTGTGGCTGGTGCAGGTGCTCTCGGCCCTGGTCATCCTGGTGCTGGGGGTCGCGCACATGTGGACCGTGCTGGCCGATCTGCCCATCACCGCGGCCAAAAGTGCGGCCCGGGTGCAACGCTGGCCCTGGACGCTGCTGTATCTCGTGCTGCTGCCCATGGTCGAGCTGCACGTCTCCATCGGGTTTTACCGCCTCGGGGTCAAATGGGGCTTCATCTCCAGCCGCCGCCGTCCCCTGGGCCTGCAGGCGGAAAAGCTCCTCCTGCTGGTATTCCTGGGCATCGGCCTGCTCACCCTCATCCGCTTCCTCACCCTGAGCGTGGAATAA
- a CDS encoding efflux RND transporter permease subunit, with protein MPPSPLNPITLTIRFFLENRLATVLLALLVLGWGLMVAPFHWDTGGLPRDPVHVDAIPDIGENQQIVFTEWPGRSPQDMEDQVTYPLTVSLLGVPGVKTVRSFSMFGFSSIYVIFNEEVEFYWSRSRLLEKLASLPPGTLPAGVRPTLGPDATALGQVFWYTLEGRDADGTPAGGWDLAELRTIQDYYVRYALLGVEGISEVASAGGFVKEYQVDVDPEALRAAGISLEQVVNAVRQANLDVGARTIEVNGPEYLVRGVGFIKSVEDLQAAVIVARDGVPIRVGDVAQVGLGPALRRGVLDKDGAEAVGGVVVVRQGANPLEAIQRVKEKIKEISPGLPSKTLPDGRVSTVRIVPFYDRTGLIQETLGTLEEALTQQVLITIVVVVLSVLHLSSSLLISSLLPLAIAMCFIAMKIAGVDANIVALSGIAIAIGVMVDVGIVLCENILQHFERAPAGASKIEVIYAAAAEVGGAILTSVATTAVSFLPVFAMEGPEGKLFRPLAFTKTFAMVAAIVVGLTMLPTFASLVMGDRGKDATLRARGLRWGKGGIYLAAGVGAWAWLAWWAGLPLLYLGLRALVTPRLPDRVARAWAVLDNLAAALAIVAVLAAHWMPLGHGESLWRNIGFAGLVIAALMAGFLGMVRIYPWVLGQLLRIKTAFLLLPLLLLGLGALAWLGGPRCFAWLPQEWRQSGVMVAVNHAFPGLGKEFMPPLDEGAFLFMPTTMPHASLSEVHAVLKYQDMAIQAIPEVALAVGKLGRAETPLDPAPVSMIETVINYRDEYARDEQGRLLRFRYDDTREDWYRSLDGAPQPAADGMPYVVQGRFERDETGTLIADDAGQPFRQWRPPLDPARNPGREAWAGIRSPNDIWDAIVAAAEVPGVTGAPRLQPIAARIVMLQSGMRAPMGVKVRGPDLQTIEAVGLRIEALLKEVPSVQAAAVIADRIVGKPYLEIVIDRDAIARYGVRIAQVQAVIETAVGGMPVTYTVEGRERYPVRVRYPRELRDTPEALEKVVVTGSMGEDVPLAQLAHIRYVRGPQMIKSEDTFLTGYVLFDRVPEYPEVDVVEHAKAYLEQRQAAGDLVLPAGVSYAFSGSYENQIRAQQRLAVLLPLCLLLIFLLLYFQFKRISLTMLVFSGVLMAWSGGFLMLWCYGQPWFLDATILGVDLRALFQIHPVNLSVAVWVGFLALFGIATDDGVLMATYLGQQMEGRRFESREALRRAVVEGASRRIRPAMMTTATTMLALLPVLTSTGRGSDIMAPMAIPSFGGMAVAMLTWLTTPIIYCLYEELRHTRRA; from the coding sequence ATGCCGCCATCCCCGCTCAATCCCATTACGCTGACCATCCGATTTTTCCTGGAAAATCGTCTGGCCACGGTCCTGCTGGCCCTGCTTGTCCTGGGTTGGGGGCTCATGGTGGCCCCGTTCCATTGGGACACGGGCGGCCTGCCGCGCGACCCCGTGCACGTGGACGCCATCCCGGACATCGGCGAGAACCAGCAGATCGTCTTCACCGAGTGGCCGGGCCGTTCCCCCCAGGACATGGAAGATCAGGTGACGTATCCCCTCACCGTGTCCCTGCTGGGCGTGCCGGGCGTGAAGACGGTGCGCAGCTTCTCCATGTTCGGCTTCTCCAGCATTTATGTGATTTTCAACGAAGAGGTGGAGTTTTACTGGTCGCGTTCGCGGCTGCTGGAAAAGCTGGCCAGCCTGCCGCCGGGCACCCTGCCGGCCGGGGTGCGGCCCACCCTGGGGCCGGACGCCACGGCCCTGGGGCAGGTGTTCTGGTACACCCTGGAAGGCCGCGATGCCGACGGCACCCCCGCCGGCGGCTGGGATCTGGCCGAGCTGCGCACCATCCAGGATTATTACGTCCGCTATGCCCTGCTGGGGGTGGAAGGCATCAGCGAAGTGGCGTCCGCCGGCGGGTTCGTCAAGGAATACCAGGTCGATGTGGATCCAGAGGCCCTGCGCGCCGCCGGCATCAGCCTGGAGCAGGTGGTCAATGCCGTACGGCAGGCCAATCTGGACGTGGGCGCGCGGACCATCGAGGTCAACGGGCCGGAATATCTGGTCCGCGGCGTGGGCTTCATCAAGAGCGTGGAGGATTTGCAGGCCGCGGTGATTGTGGCGCGGGACGGCGTTCCCATCCGTGTGGGCGATGTGGCCCAGGTGGGCCTGGGGCCGGCCCTGCGTCGCGGTGTGCTGGACAAGGACGGCGCCGAGGCCGTGGGCGGCGTGGTGGTGGTGCGCCAGGGCGCCAATCCCCTGGAAGCCATCCAGCGGGTCAAGGAAAAGATCAAGGAAATCAGCCCAGGACTGCCGAGCAAGACCCTGCCCGATGGCCGCGTGAGCACTGTGCGCATCGTGCCCTTTTACGACCGCACCGGGCTTATCCAGGAGACCCTGGGCACCCTGGAGGAGGCCCTGACGCAACAGGTGCTCATCACCATCGTGGTGGTGGTGCTCTCGGTGCTGCACCTGTCCAGCTCGCTGCTCATTTCCTCGCTGCTGCCCCTGGCCATCGCCATGTGCTTCATCGCCATGAAAATCGCCGGGGTGGACGCCAACATCGTGGCCCTGTCGGGCATTGCCATCGCCATCGGGGTCATGGTGGATGTGGGCATCGTGCTGTGCGAGAACATCCTGCAGCACTTCGAACGCGCCCCGGCCGGGGCCTCGAAGATAGAGGTGATCTACGCCGCCGCCGCCGAGGTGGGCGGAGCCATCCTCACCAGCGTGGCCACCACGGCGGTGAGTTTTCTGCCGGTCTTCGCCATGGAAGGCCCCGAGGGCAAGCTGTTCAGGCCGCTGGCGTTCACCAAGACGTTCGCCATGGTGGCGGCCATTGTGGTGGGGCTGACCATGCTGCCGACCTTCGCCTCGTTGGTCATGGGGGACCGTGGCAAGGACGCCACGCTCCGGGCGCGCGGGCTGCGCTGGGGCAAAGGCGGGATCTATCTGGCCGCGGGCGTCGGCGCCTGGGCGTGGCTGGCCTGGTGGGCCGGGCTGCCCCTGCTGTACCTGGGCCTGCGGGCGCTGGTGACGCCGCGGCTCCCGGACCGGGTGGCCAGGGCCTGGGCCGTGCTGGACAACCTGGCCGCCGCCCTGGCCATCGTGGCCGTGCTGGCGGCGCACTGGATGCCCCTGGGCCACGGCGAGAGCCTGTGGCGGAACATCGGTTTTGCCGGCCTCGTCATCGCTGCGCTCATGGCTGGTTTTCTGGGAATGGTCCGCATCTACCCCTGGGTGCTGGGGCAGTTGCTGCGAATCAAGACGGCTTTTCTGCTGCTGCCGTTGCTGCTGCTGGGGCTGGGGGCGCTGGCCTGGCTGGGTGGCCCCCGGTGCTTTGCCTGGCTGCCGCAGGAGTGGCGGCAGTCCGGGGTCATGGTGGCCGTCAACCATGCGTTTCCGGGTCTGGGCAAGGAGTTCATGCCGCCCCTGGACGAGGGCGCGTTTCTGTTCATGCCCACCACCATGCCCCATGCCTCCCTGAGCGAGGTGCATGCGGTGCTGAAATATCAGGACATGGCCATCCAGGCCATTCCCGAGGTGGCCTTGGCCGTGGGCAAGCTGGGCCGGGCGGAAACGCCGTTGGACCCCGCGCCCGTGTCCATGATCGAAACCGTCATCAATTATCGAGACGAATATGCCCGGGACGAGCAGGGCCGGCTCCTGCGCTTCCGGTACGACGACACCCGCGAGGACTGGTACCGGTCCCTGGACGGCGCGCCACAGCCCGCGGCGGACGGCATGCCCTATGTGGTGCAAGGACGATTTGAACGGGACGAGACCGGGACGCTCATTGCCGATGACGCCGGCCAGCCGTTCCGGCAATGGCGGCCGCCTCTGGATCCGGCACGCAATCCCGGCCGCGAGGCCTGGGCCGGCATCCGCTCGCCCAATGACATCTGGGACGCCATTGTCGCGGCGGCAGAGGTGCCGGGCGTCACCGGCGCGCCCCGGCTGCAGCCCATTGCGGCGCGCATCGTCATGCTGCAGTCCGGCATGCGCGCGCCCATGGGGGTGAAGGTCAGGGGGCCGGACCTGCAGACCATCGAAGCCGTGGGCCTGCGGATCGAAGCCCTGCTCAAGGAAGTGCCCTCGGTGCAGGCGGCGGCGGTCATCGCGGATCGCATCGTGGGCAAGCCGTATCTGGAAATCGTCATTGATCGCGACGCCATCGCCCGTTACGGCGTGCGCATCGCCCAGGTGCAGGCGGTCATCGAGACGGCCGTGGGCGGCATGCCCGTCACCTATACCGTGGAAGGCCGCGAGCGGTACCCCGTGCGGGTGCGGTATCCGCGCGAGCTGCGGGACACGCCCGAGGCCCTGGAAAAGGTGGTGGTCACCGGGTCCATGGGCGAGGATGTGCCCCTGGCGCAGCTGGCGCACATCCGCTACGTGCGCGGGCCGCAGATGATCAAGAGCGAGGATACCTTCCTCACCGGGTATGTGCTCTTTGACCGCGTCCCCGAATACCCCGAAGTGGACGTGGTGGAGCACGCCAAGGCGTATCTGGAACAGCGTCAGGCCGCCGGGGATTTGGTGCTGCCGGCCGGCGTCAGCTACGCTTTTTCCGGCAGCTATGAGAACCAGATTCGCGCCCAGCAACGGCTGGCCGTGCTGCTGCCGCTGTGTCTGCTGCTCATCTTCCTGCTGCTGTATTTCCAGTTCAAGCGCATCTCGCTGACCATGCTGGTGTTTTCCGGCGTGCTCATGGCGTGGTCCGGCGGGTTTCTGATGCTGTGGTGCTACGGCCAGCCCTGGTTCCTGGACGCAACCATCCTGGGGGTGGATCTGCGGGCGCTGTTCCAGATCCATCCCGTGAACCTCAGTGTGGCGGTGTGGGTGGGCTTTCTGGCGCTCTTCGGCATTGCCACGGACGATGGCGTGCTCATGGCCACCTACCTGGGCCAGCAGATGGAGGGCCGACGGTTCGAGAGCAGGGAGGCCCTGCGCCGCGCCGTGGTGGAGGGCGCATCGCGCCGCATCCGGCCGGCCATGATGACCACGGCCACCACCATGCTGGCCCTGCTGCCGGTGCTCACGTCCACGGGGCGGGGGTCGGACATCATGGCGCCCATGGCCATCCCGTCCTTCGGCGGCATGGCCGTGGCCATGCTTACCTGGCTGACCACCCCGATCATCTATTGTTTGTACGAGGAACTGCGGCATACCCGCCGCGCATGA
- a CDS encoding EF-hand domain-containing protein, translated as MIRVAMLMMAAALTFGAIAPGVALAMDQAGRSKMHFDMMDKNKDGGVDLAEYKKMMGPNADAAFAATDADGNGVISLEELTAYEAAHGGHGGHQ; from the coding sequence ATGATTCGTGTGGCCATGTTGATGATGGCGGCAGCGTTGACGTTCGGTGCGATTGCGCCCGGTGTTGCCCTGGCCATGGACCAGGCCGGCCGGTCCAAGATGCATTTCGACATGATGGACAAGAACAAGGATGGCGGCGTGGACCTGGCGGAATACAAAAAGATGATGGGCCCGAACGCCGACGCCGCCTTTGCCGCCACGGACGCCGACGGCAACGGCGTCATCAGTCTGGAGGAGCTTACGGCCTACGAGGCGGCGCATGGCGGCCACGGCGGTCATCAATAG
- a CDS encoding fumarate reductase flavoprotein subunit: MQTIYTDLLCIGAGLAGERAAVEAAQAGLGVICISLVPARRSHSVCAQGGMQAALGNCAMGEGDSPDVHFADTVKGSDWGCDQEVARLFANTAPIEMRRLAHWGVPWNRVVPGVHTYYKGGKPFKKQEKKEHEGLIHARAFGGTAKWRTCYASDGAGHSVLYTMDNRAAQLGVAVHDRMEALSLIHDGHTCLGAVVRSLRTGELVAYMAKATLVATGGFGRIYRHSTNAVINDGGGHIAVLDTGVVPLGNMEAVQFHPTGIVPTDILVTEGCRGDGGTLLDVNQERFMQIYEPEKAELASRDVVSRWMVHHIRQGKGVPSAYGDHLWLDIRHLGQKHIRSKLREVDEICQSFLGIDPVRQLIPVRPTQHYSMGGVRTDKTGAAQGLKGLFSAGEAACWDMHGFNRLGGNSLAETVVAGGIVGQTIVEYIQGAEVSISTRTVADAVQRDQARIDALLQGRNGMENAYDVREAMFDVLEDAAGIYRNGADLERGVARLQEIHARARRIALRSNGLGANPELALALKLPGMVRLALCVAYGALNRTESRGSHTREDFPERNDRDWLNRTLATWPDGADLPRLTYEPASKVWPLPPGDRGYGGGTIIPATPTTAPAAGE; the protein is encoded by the coding sequence ATGCAGACGATCTATACCGACTTGCTGTGCATCGGCGCGGGGCTGGCCGGCGAGCGCGCCGCCGTGGAGGCGGCCCAGGCCGGCCTTGGCGTCATCTGCATCTCCCTGGTGCCGGCGCGACGCTCCCACTCGGTCTGCGCCCAGGGCGGCATGCAGGCGGCCCTGGGCAACTGCGCCATGGGCGAGGGGGACAGCCCGGATGTGCACTTTGCCGATACGGTCAAGGGCTCGGACTGGGGCTGCGATCAGGAGGTGGCCCGCCTCTTCGCCAATACCGCCCCCATCGAAATGCGCCGCCTGGCCCATTGGGGCGTGCCCTGGAACCGCGTGGTGCCCGGGGTGCACACCTATTACAAGGGCGGAAAACCCTTCAAGAAGCAGGAAAAGAAGGAACACGAAGGGCTCATCCACGCCCGCGCCTTCGGCGGCACCGCCAAGTGGCGCACCTGCTACGCCTCCGACGGCGCCGGCCACAGCGTGCTCTACACCATGGACAACCGCGCTGCCCAGCTCGGCGTTGCCGTCCATGACCGCATGGAAGCCCTGTCCCTCATCCACGATGGCCACACCTGCCTGGGCGCGGTGGTCCGCTCCCTGCGCACGGGCGAACTCGTGGCGTACATGGCCAAGGCCACCCTGGTGGCCACGGGCGGCTTCGGCCGCATCTACCGGCACTCCACCAACGCCGTCATCAACGACGGCGGCGGGCACATCGCCGTGCTGGATACGGGCGTGGTCCCCCTGGGCAACATGGAGGCCGTGCAGTTCCATCCCACGGGCATCGTCCCCACGGACATCCTGGTGACCGAAGGCTGCCGCGGCGACGGCGGCACGCTGCTGGACGTCAACCAGGAGCGCTTCATGCAAATCTACGAACCGGAAAAGGCCGAGCTGGCCTCCCGGGACGTGGTGTCGCGCTGGATGGTCCACCACATCCGCCAGGGCAAGGGCGTGCCCAGCGCCTACGGCGACCACCTGTGGCTGGACATCCGCCACCTGGGCCAAAAGCACATCCGCTCCAAGCTCAGGGAGGTGGACGAGATCTGCCAGTCCTTCCTGGGCATCGATCCCGTGCGCCAGCTCATCCCCGTGCGGCCCACGCAGCATTACTCCATGGGCGGCGTGCGCACGGACAAAACCGGTGCGGCCCAGGGCCTCAAGGGGCTGTTCAGCGCCGGCGAGGCCGCCTGCTGGGACATGCACGGCTTCAACCGCCTGGGCGGCAACTCCCTGGCCGAAACCGTGGTGGCCGGCGGCATCGTGGGGCAGACGATCGTGGAATACATCCAGGGCGCGGAGGTCTCCATCAGCACCCGGACGGTGGCCGATGCCGTCCAGCGGGATCAGGCCCGCATCGACGCCCTGCTGCAGGGCCGCAACGGCATGGAAAACGCCTATGACGTGCGCGAGGCCATGTTCGACGTGCTGGAGGATGCCGCCGGCATCTACCGCAACGGCGCGGATCTGGAACGCGGCGTGGCCCGGCTGCAGGAAATCCACGCCCGCGCCCGGCGCATCGCCCTGCGGTCCAACGGCCTGGGCGCCAACCCGGAACTGGCCCTGGCCCTCAAGCTGCCCGGCATGGTCCGGTTGGCCCTGTGCGTGGCCTATGGCGCGCTCAACCGCACGGAATCCCGCGGCTCCCACACCCGCGAGGACTTCCCCGAACGCAACGACCGCGACTGGCTCAACAGAACCCTGGCCACCTGGCCCGACGGCGCAGACCTGCCCCGCCTGACCTACGAGCCGGCCTCCAAAGTCTGGCCCCTGCCCCCGGGCGACCGCGGCTACGGCGGCGGCACCATCATCCCCGCCACTCCCACGACTGCCCCTGCCGCAGGCGAGTAA
- a CDS encoding fumarate reductase iron-sulfur subunit — translation MARNLTFHIFRHNPADPASTPHMDTFVLNETAAMTLFIALNRIREEHDPGLQFDFCCRAGVCGSCAMVVNGRPALACHTKTRDLPESVTLLPLPFFKLVGDLSVDTGVWFREMYQRVESWIHTAKAFDPSKKEARMANATAEAIYELDRCIECGCCIAACGTARMREDFLGAAGLNRVARFRLDPRDERKDADYFHLIGDDAGIFGCMGLLACEDVCPKHLPLQDQLAALRRKMAGTALRRTLPFFRDVKKIRKK, via the coding sequence ATGGCCAGAAACCTGACCTTCCACATCTTCCGGCACAATCCTGCAGACCCGGCCTCCACGCCGCACATGGATACCTTTGTCCTCAACGAAACCGCGGCCATGACGCTGTTCATCGCCCTGAACCGGATCCGCGAGGAGCACGACCCCGGCCTGCAGTTCGACTTCTGCTGCCGCGCCGGCGTGTGCGGATCCTGCGCCATGGTCGTCAACGGCCGGCCCGCCCTGGCCTGCCACACCAAAACCCGTGACCTGCCCGAATCCGTCACCCTGCTGCCCCTGCCCTTCTTCAAGCTCGTGGGGGACTTGAGCGTGGATACCGGCGTCTGGTTCCGGGAGATGTACCAGCGCGTGGAAAGCTGGATCCACACCGCCAAGGCCTTCGACCCGTCCAAAAAGGAAGCCCGCATGGCCAACGCCACCGCCGAGGCCATCTACGAGCTGGACCGCTGCATCGAGTGCGGCTGCTGCATTGCCGCCTGTGGCACGGCCCGCATGCGGGAAGACTTCCTGGGCGCGGCGGGCCTGAACCGCGTGGCCCGCTTCCGCCTGGATCCGCGGGACGAGCGCAAGGATGCCGACTACTTCCACCTCATCGGGGACGATGCCGGCATTTTCGGCTGCATGGGCCTGCTGGCCTGCGAGGATGTCTGCCCCAAGCACCTGCCCCTGCAGGACCAGCTGGCCGCCCTGCGCCGCAAGATGGCCGGCACGGCCCTCAGGCGCACGCTGCCCTTCTTCCGGGACGTGAAAAAAATCCGCAAAAAATAG